Proteins co-encoded in one Haloarcula sp. DT43 genomic window:
- a CDS encoding valine--tRNA ligase encodes MSDTQDPPQEESTADQSADALDGEYDPREVEPEWQDRWVADETYAYDEDADTRFTIDTPPPTVSGNLHMGHLYQFTLQDFVARYHRMADDTVYFPFGYDDNGIASERLTERELDIRHQDFSRREFQEKCRDVCTQYEDEFTQDVQSLAISVDWDNTYKTIAPDVQRVSQLSFLDLYEQGREYRQRAPTIWCPDCETAISQVEQEDKDKSTLFNDIAFDLVETGDGPAEEDATFTISTTRPELLPACVAVFVHPEDDDNQHLVGGTARVPIFEQEVPVIADERVDMETGSGIVMCCTFGDQNDIEWYQAHDLPLRLAIDESATMTDLAGDYAGLHTTEAREAIIEDLREEGSLLESRDHDHTVQVHERCEEEVEYLVTEQWYIELLDKKEEYIEAGRQMEWFPEKMATRYEHWIEGLEWDWCISRQRDSGIPIPVWYCDDCGEPVMAERDQLPVDPLSDDPPVDSCPECGHGSLTPEEDVFDTWATSSLTPLVNAGWDWDDDAGDFTWENPELYPFDLRPQGHDIISFWLFHTVVKCYEHTGEVPFENVMINGMVLDENREAMSKSKGNVIPPSEVLEQFPVDATRYWAAGTSIGDDFPYKEGDLEAGERLLQKLWNASRLVDQLTPAERPAEPDDLAAVDEWLLAELDATVESVTAKFEAYEFSKARNELRSFFWNTFCDDYLEIAKQRLSDGEDTSTEFTLLQAHRTFLQLFAPFLPHITEELWDRVYDEDGSIHTTDWPTAGGYDADLDAGETAMEVVSALRRYKTEHGLPLNADLDHVEVFGHVAGFEDAVAEAMHVDRLDTYDEAPDITTAVSGIDLDYSLVGPEFGSEVGAIDAAIEDGDYEIDGDELHVAGVTLTDEMFAVEESRTYSGEGEMTETDSAVVVVR; translated from the coding sequence ATGAGTGATACACAGGACCCACCGCAGGAGGAATCGACCGCAGACCAGTCAGCCGACGCCCTCGACGGGGAGTACGACCCCCGCGAGGTAGAGCCGGAGTGGCAGGACCGCTGGGTCGCCGACGAGACCTACGCCTACGACGAGGACGCCGACACCCGCTTCACCATCGACACGCCGCCGCCGACGGTGTCGGGGAACCTCCACATGGGCCATCTCTACCAGTTCACGCTCCAGGACTTCGTCGCCCGCTACCACCGGATGGCCGACGACACCGTCTACTTCCCCTTCGGCTACGACGACAACGGCATCGCCTCGGAGCGGCTGACCGAGCGCGAACTCGACATCCGCCACCAGGACTTCTCCCGGCGGGAGTTCCAGGAGAAGTGCCGCGACGTCTGCACGCAGTACGAGGACGAGTTCACCCAGGACGTGCAGTCGCTCGCCATCTCAGTCGACTGGGACAACACCTACAAGACCATCGCGCCGGACGTCCAGCGCGTCTCCCAGTTGTCCTTCCTCGACCTCTACGAGCAGGGCCGGGAGTACCGCCAGCGTGCGCCGACCATCTGGTGTCCCGACTGCGAAACCGCGATTTCGCAGGTCGAACAGGAGGACAAGGACAAGTCGACGCTGTTCAACGACATCGCGTTCGACCTCGTCGAGACTGGCGATGGACCTGCCGAGGAGGACGCGACGTTCACCATCTCGACGACCCGTCCCGAACTGTTGCCGGCCTGTGTCGCCGTCTTCGTCCATCCCGAGGACGACGACAATCAGCACCTCGTCGGCGGGACGGCGCGGGTGCCAATCTTCGAGCAGGAGGTCCCCGTCATCGCCGACGAGCGCGTCGACATGGAGACCGGCAGCGGCATCGTGATGTGCTGTACGTTCGGCGACCAGAACGACATCGAGTGGTACCAGGCCCACGACCTGCCGCTGCGGCTCGCCATCGACGAGTCCGCGACGATGACCGACCTCGCCGGCGACTACGCCGGGCTGCACACCACCGAGGCCCGCGAGGCCATCATCGAGGACCTGCGCGAGGAGGGGTCGCTGCTGGAGAGCCGCGACCACGACCACACCGTTCAGGTCCACGAGCGCTGCGAGGAGGAGGTCGAGTACCTCGTCACCGAGCAGTGGTACATCGAACTGCTCGACAAGAAGGAAGAGTACATCGAGGCCGGCCGCCAGATGGAGTGGTTCCCCGAGAAGATGGCCACCCGCTACGAGCACTGGATAGAGGGGCTGGAGTGGGACTGGTGTATCTCCCGCCAGCGCGACTCGGGCATCCCGATTCCGGTGTGGTACTGCGACGACTGCGGCGAGCCCGTGATGGCCGAGCGCGACCAGCTCCCGGTCGACCCGCTGTCGGACGACCCGCCGGTCGATAGCTGTCCCGAGTGTGGCCACGGCTCGCTGACGCCCGAGGAGGACGTCTTCGACACGTGGGCCACGTCGTCGCTGACGCCGCTCGTCAACGCCGGCTGGGACTGGGACGACGACGCCGGGGATTTCACCTGGGAGAACCCCGAGCTGTACCCCTTCGACCTGCGCCCGCAGGGCCACGACATCATCTCGTTCTGGCTGTTCCACACCGTCGTCAAGTGCTACGAACACACCGGCGAGGTCCCCTTCGAGAACGTGATGATAAACGGGATGGTGCTAGACGAGAACCGGGAGGCGATGTCCAAGTCCAAGGGCAACGTCATCCCGCCCAGCGAGGTGCTAGAGCAGTTCCCGGTCGACGCCACCCGCTACTGGGCCGCCGGGACCTCCATCGGCGACGACTTCCCGTACAAGGAGGGCGACCTGGAGGCCGGCGAGCGCCTGCTCCAGAAGCTCTGGAACGCCTCGCGGCTGGTCGACCAGCTCACTCCGGCGGAGCGACCCGCCGAACCGGACGACCTCGCCGCGGTCGACGAGTGGCTGCTGGCCGAACTGGACGCGACCGTCGAGTCGGTCACGGCGAAGTTCGAGGCCTACGAGTTCTCGAAGGCCCGCAACGAGCTCCGCTCCTTTTTCTGGAACACGTTCTGTGACGACTACCTCGAAATCGCCAAGCAGCGGCTTTCGGACGGGGAAGATACGTCGACGGAGTTCACCCTGCTGCAGGCCCACCGGACCTTCCTGCAACTGTTCGCGCCGTTCCTGCCCCACATCACGGAGGAACTGTGGGACCGCGTCTACGACGAGGACGGCTCGATTCACACGACCGACTGGCCGACCGCGGGCGGCTACGACGCCGACCTCGACGCGGGCGAGACGGCGATGGAGGTCGTCTCCGCGCTCCGGCGGTACAAGACCGAGCACGGTCTGCCGCTGAACGCCGACCTCGACCACGTCGAGGTGTTCGGCCACGTCGCCGGCTTCGAGGACGCCGTCGCCGAGGCGATGCACGTCGACCGACTGGACACCTACGACGAGGCACCGGACATCACGACCGCGGTCAGCGGCATCGACCTCGACTACTCGCTGGTCGGCCCCGAGTTCGGGAGCGAGGTCGGCGCTATCGACGCCGCCATCGAGGACGGCGACTACGAGATAGACGGCGACGAACTCCACGTCGCCGGCGTCACGCTCACCGACGAGATGTTCGCCGTCGAGGAGTCCCGGACCTACTCCGGCGAGGGCGAGATGACCGAGACCGACAGCGCCGTCGTCGTCGTCCGGTAA
- a CDS encoding HFX_2341 family transcriptional regulator — protein MQTHIVPVGFDYDRLIAPLVREQLDVDRVILLEGAVGSEANVEYSRNLAEKLEKDYQNLLGAETERFVVADVYDYDEAFEQAFELINAELDAGSEVWVNVSAMPRTVSFAFATAAHSIMVEREGDRDRIHTYYTVPEKYLETELAEELRKQIDMLEDMRTGEEVDERVDERLETARDLLAEFDERGTTIGAKEIDGSHIVELPVASFSNVKPFEEVILFTLGEHGEFESVSELAQQLARDMGEEYTDSFRSKVIYNVDRLGPGGKGYIEQEEHGKSYRTTLSRIGQLWVRAHSAEDRDRREPDLT, from the coding sequence ATGCAGACCCACATCGTCCCGGTCGGGTTCGACTACGACCGGCTCATCGCGCCGCTCGTGCGCGAGCAACTCGACGTGGACCGCGTCATCCTGCTCGAAGGGGCGGTCGGCAGCGAGGCCAACGTCGAGTACTCACGCAACCTCGCGGAAAAGCTGGAGAAGGACTACCAGAACCTCCTCGGGGCCGAAACCGAGCGGTTCGTCGTCGCCGACGTGTACGACTACGACGAGGCCTTCGAGCAGGCCTTCGAGCTCATCAACGCCGAACTCGACGCGGGCAGCGAAGTGTGGGTCAACGTCTCCGCGATGCCCCGGACTGTCTCGTTCGCCTTCGCCACCGCCGCCCACTCCATCATGGTCGAGCGTGAGGGCGACCGGGACCGCATCCACACCTACTACACGGTCCCCGAGAAGTACCTCGAAACCGAACTCGCGGAGGAACTGCGCAAGCAGATAGACATGCTGGAGGACATGCGCACCGGCGAAGAGGTCGACGAGCGCGTCGACGAGCGACTCGAAACCGCGCGGGACCTGCTGGCGGAGTTCGACGAGCGCGGGACGACCATCGGCGCGAAGGAAATCGACGGCTCCCACATCGTGGAACTTCCGGTCGCCTCCTTCTCGAACGTCAAGCCCTTCGAGGAGGTCATCCTCTTCACGCTGGGCGAGCACGGCGAGTTCGAGTCCGTCTCCGAACTGGCCCAGCAACTGGCCCGGGACATGGGCGAGGAGTACACCGACTCCTTCCGCTCGAAGGTCATCTACAACGTCGACCGCCTCGGCCCCGGCGGCAAGGGGTACATCGAGCAGGAGGAACACGGGAAGTCCTACCGGACGACGCTCTCCCGCATCGGACAGCTGTGGGTCCGCGCCCACTCCGCCGAGGACCGCGACCGGCGCGAGCCCGACCTGACGTGA
- a CDS encoding glycosyltransferase family 2 protein has product MVESVSVQVLLSVLLWAALGVYGFSSLWWSVETFVLSRGWKPDSTDVWGLDDVQVRILTIDAAPVVQQTVDAIPDEVTDVRVIAESDITVEGATVHVVPDEFTCAATNKGRAVEWARRNVDCDREYTLYLDEDTIVTDFTGLPDADFVQFTEKPIYTGSRLTYLCEVFRTGYQFEQLGFHQLSYPLYAWGGGFAIRHDIEQELGWDVATITEDTNLIWRAAREYDLTYQLVDSRFRNQAPPSVKSMLKQRRRWMSGTIRDDYLLPLLYRPLYLTRVVAWAFSPFVPLLALASYLLPGTAPGIELYGLVSTVLLGILFVYMFLGVVAYRKHPILWPVFLLLTPVAVVLHATGALWGVVSPVEEFEVTEKVTPETIEAVNHLEEGSLQRHDGTERLLRESGDEFEMHVFDD; this is encoded by the coding sequence ATGGTCGAATCCGTGTCGGTCCAGGTGCTGCTGTCGGTACTGCTGTGGGCTGCGCTCGGCGTGTACGGCTTCTCGTCGCTCTGGTGGAGCGTCGAGACGTTCGTCCTGTCGCGCGGGTGGAAGCCGGACAGCACCGACGTGTGGGGACTCGACGACGTACAGGTCCGCATCCTGACGATTGATGCCGCGCCGGTCGTCCAGCAGACGGTCGACGCGATACCGGACGAGGTGACGGACGTTCGCGTCATCGCCGAGTCGGACATCACTGTGGAGGGCGCGACGGTCCACGTCGTTCCCGACGAATTCACCTGTGCGGCGACGAACAAGGGGCGTGCCGTCGAGTGGGCGCGGCGCAACGTCGACTGTGACAGGGAGTACACGCTCTATCTCGACGAAGACACGATAGTCACCGACTTCACCGGCCTGCCGGACGCCGACTTCGTTCAGTTCACGGAGAAACCGATATACACCGGCTCGCGGCTGACGTATCTCTGTGAGGTCTTCCGGACCGGCTACCAGTTCGAACAGCTCGGGTTTCACCAGCTTTCGTACCCGCTGTACGCGTGGGGCGGTGGGTTCGCTATCCGGCACGACATCGAGCAGGAACTCGGCTGGGACGTGGCGACTATCACCGAGGACACGAACCTGATTTGGCGCGCCGCCAGGGAGTACGACCTCACGTACCAGCTCGTCGACAGCCGCTTCCGGAACCAGGCCCCGCCGTCGGTCAAGTCGATGCTCAAACAACGCCGTCGGTGGATGAGCGGGACCATCAGGGACGACTACCTGCTGCCGCTGCTGTACCGACCGCTCTACCTCACTCGCGTGGTCGCCTGGGCCTTCTCCCCGTTCGTGCCGCTGCTGGCTCTCGCGTCGTACCTGCTGCCGGGCACCGCGCCCGGCATCGAACTGTACGGGCTCGTCTCGACGGTGCTGCTCGGCATCCTGTTCGTGTACATGTTCCTCGGCGTCGTCGCGTACCGGAAACACCCGATTCTCTGGCCCGTCTTCCTCCTGCTGACGCCGGTGGCCGTCGTGCTTCACGCCACCGGTGCGCTGTGGGGCGTCGTCTCCCCCGTCGAAGAGTTCGAGGTGACCGAGAAGGTGACCCCCGAGACCATCGAAGCGGTCAATCACCTCGAAGAGGGCTCGCTGCAGCGACACGACGGGACCGAACGGCTCCTCCGCGAGTCTGGCGACGAGTTCGAGATGCACGTCTTCGACGATTGA
- a CDS encoding YgaP family membrane protein, translated as MDSDTNVGGRDRLLRAVLAVVLTIVSVRWLRSGKRKRGLLAGVGALGLGFNASTGYCGFNDTFDIDTTSEPDDDDVFSPSDSDEEPATDDSADVSVDFAASDDAATTEVRANGTLTCAVCEDPIVPGERRGPNDEGAIVHESCE; from the coding sequence ATGGACTCCGATACGAACGTCGGCGGTCGCGACCGCCTGCTTCGAGCGGTGCTTGCAGTCGTCCTGACAATCGTCTCCGTGCGCTGGCTTCGCAGCGGGAAGCGAAAGCGCGGCCTGCTGGCCGGCGTCGGCGCGCTCGGCCTGGGCTTCAACGCCTCGACGGGCTACTGCGGCTTCAACGACACGTTCGACATCGACACGACAAGCGAACCCGATGACGACGACGTGTTCTCGCCGAGCGACTCCGACGAGGAACCGGCGACCGACGACTCGGCCGACGTGAGCGTCGACTTCGCCGCGTCCGACGACGCGGCGACCACCGAGGTCCGCGCTAACGGCACGCTGACCTGCGCGGTCTGTGAGGACCCAATCGTCCCCGGGGAGCGCCGCGGGCCCAACGACGAGGGCGCTATCGTCCACGAGAGCTGCGAGTAA
- a CDS encoding sodium:solute symporter family protein: protein MADTALQLGIVGAYMVVALAVGAVAYRLTDRTAEDYYLASRTLGTVVLLFTTFATLLSAFTFFGGPNLAFSAGPEWILVMGLMDGIIFAVLWYVLGYKQWLVGKRHGYVTLGEMLGDRFGSTALRVVVAGVSLFWLFPYVMLQQKGAGQAIVGLTNGAVPFWVGAGGITLFMVLYVALSGMRGVAWTDTLQGLFMLSLVWVAVAWVLSAVGGAGAATDLLASEAPAFVALGGGLYTPQYIVSTAVSIAFGVTMFPQINQRFFAAGSKKVLKRTFALWPVLVLLLFVPAFMLGAWAAGLGVTVPESGNVIPALLGEYTPAWFTALVIAGAMAAMMSSSDSMLLSGSSYLTRDIYRPLTGRSDASDERTDRREGLVARVGVVAFATLSFVASLYTPGTLVQIGDTAFSGFAQLTVPVALALYWQGTTRSGMYAGVVGSQVFYGLHVFPVVATIAGLVGLDVALPATYMGWTPGVVGILVGLVLTVGVSLVTAPAATEDRTAYAVSGVESD from the coding sequence GTGGCCGACACCGCGCTCCAGTTGGGCATCGTCGGCGCGTACATGGTCGTCGCGCTCGCGGTCGGTGCGGTCGCGTACCGGCTGACCGACCGGACCGCCGAGGACTACTACCTCGCCAGCCGGACGCTCGGGACGGTCGTCCTGCTGTTTACCACCTTCGCGACGCTGCTGTCGGCGTTTACGTTCTTCGGCGGCCCGAACCTCGCGTTCAGCGCCGGCCCCGAGTGGATACTCGTCATGGGGCTGATGGACGGCATCATCTTCGCCGTCCTCTGGTACGTGCTCGGGTACAAGCAGTGGCTCGTCGGCAAGCGCCACGGCTACGTCACGCTGGGGGAGATGCTGGGCGACCGCTTCGGCTCGACGGCGCTGCGGGTCGTCGTCGCGGGCGTGAGCCTGTTCTGGCTGTTCCCCTACGTGATGCTCCAGCAGAAAGGGGCCGGGCAGGCCATCGTCGGCCTCACGAACGGCGCGGTCCCGTTCTGGGTCGGGGCCGGCGGTATCACGCTGTTCATGGTTCTCTACGTCGCGCTTTCGGGGATGCGCGGCGTCGCCTGGACCGACACGCTCCAGGGCCTGTTCATGCTCTCGCTGGTCTGGGTCGCCGTCGCGTGGGTGCTATCGGCCGTCGGCGGCGCGGGCGCGGCGACCGACCTGCTGGCGTCCGAAGCGCCCGCGTTCGTCGCGCTCGGCGGCGGGCTCTACACGCCCCAGTACATCGTCTCCACCGCGGTCAGCATCGCCTTCGGCGTGACGATGTTCCCGCAGATAAACCAGCGGTTCTTCGCCGCCGGGTCCAAGAAGGTGCTCAAGCGCACGTTCGCGCTCTGGCCGGTGCTGGTCCTGCTCCTGTTCGTCCCGGCGTTCATGCTGGGGGCGTGGGCGGCCGGCCTCGGGGTCACGGTCCCGGAGAGCGGCAACGTCATCCCGGCGCTGCTGGGCGAGTACACGCCAGCGTGGTTCACCGCCCTGGTCATCGCCGGGGCGATGGCCGCGATGATGTCCTCCAGCGACTCGATGCTGCTGTCGGGGTCGTCGTACCTGACCCGGGACATCTACCGGCCGTTGACTGGCCGGAGCGACGCCAGCGACGAGCGGACCGACCGCCGTGAGGGGTTGGTCGCCCGCGTCGGCGTCGTCGCCTTCGCCACCCTCTCGTTCGTCGCGAGCCTCTACACGCCCGGGACGCTGGTCCAGATAGGCGACACCGCATTCAGCGGCTTCGCCCAGCTGACCGTCCCCGTCGCGCTCGCGCTGTACTGGCAGGGAACGACGCGCTCCGGCATGTACGCCGGCGTCGTCGGCAGTCAGGTGTTCTACGGCCTGCACGTCTTCCCGGTCGTAGCGACGATTGCGGGACTGGTCGGCCTCGACGTCGCCCTCCCGGCGACGTACATGGGCTGGACGCCCGGCGTCGTGGGCATCCTGGTCGGCCTCGTGCTGACGGTCGGCGTCTCGCTGGTGACCGCCCCCGCCGCGACCGAGGACCGCACCGCCTATGCCGTCTCCGGCGTCGAGAGCGACTGA